The proteins below come from a single Edaphobacter acidisoli genomic window:
- a CDS encoding septum formation initiator family protein — protein sequence MAASAMAGQQLEMMSARAKGRTQTVAERNRALFDAQRRARRGPTPEVFFAKYIDNSRIVKADDPVRRREMRQFSVVMSVLFMLVMVYVWQHFSAIEVGYHVEVQKQQVEQLREQNRQLRLTEAQLTDPERIDTLAKQLGLAAPQPGQVVRPNGSDMNAPILAQAHVPGIQLAQ from the coding sequence ATGGCAGCTTCGGCGATGGCAGGACAGCAACTGGAAATGATGAGCGCACGGGCGAAGGGGCGTACCCAGACCGTGGCCGAGCGCAATCGCGCTCTCTTTGATGCGCAGCGCCGCGCGCGCCGTGGGCCGACGCCTGAAGTTTTCTTTGCTAAGTACATCGATAACAGCCGTATCGTGAAGGCCGATGATCCGGTGCGTCGCCGTGAGATGCGCCAGTTCAGTGTTGTAATGAGTGTGCTCTTCATGCTCGTGATGGTCTATGTCTGGCAGCACTTCTCCGCGATTGAAGTTGGCTACCATGTCGAAGTGCAGAAGCAGCAAGTGGAGCAACTGCGTGAGCAGAACCGACAACTCCGACTGACTGAGGCACAACTGACTGATCCTGAACGGATCGACACACTGGCAAAGCAGCTTGGTTTGGCTGCTCCTCAACCAGGCCAGGTTGTGAGGCCCAATGGTAGCGACATGAACGCTCCGATATTGGCGCAGGCGCACGTGCCAGGGATTCAATTGGCGCAATAG
- the rsmH gene encoding 16S rRNA (cytosine(1402)-N(4))-methyltransferase RsmH: protein MARPEHVPVLLEEALKYLNVRPGCVVADLTMGLAGHSSEIAKKLGARGRLICFDRDPKAMQLGRARLDEVRAELATEMPEVLFEPRAFSEAAQVIAPGSLDGLLADFGVSSLQLDEAHRGFSFRSEGPLDMRMNPLIGETAEQVVNQADEEELANLIYEFGEERRSRRIARAIVRARPITTTAELARVVSAAAPSMKGDKIHPATRTFQALRIRVNNELGEIQSLLKSAGFLLKPGGRLVLISFHSLEDRLVKDAFREAARNGEFEVLTKKPVVAGEEEERKNPRSRSAKLRAAEKR, encoded by the coding sequence ATGGCTAGACCCGAGCATGTGCCGGTTCTTTTAGAAGAAGCTTTGAAGTATCTGAATGTGCGGCCTGGCTGCGTCGTAGCAGATTTGACGATGGGGCTTGCAGGGCACTCTTCGGAGATTGCAAAGAAGCTGGGCGCGAGGGGCAGGCTGATCTGCTTCGACCGCGACCCGAAGGCGATGCAGTTGGGCAGGGCGAGGCTCGACGAGGTTCGTGCCGAACTTGCCACCGAGATGCCAGAGGTGCTGTTTGAGCCGAGGGCATTTTCCGAAGCGGCGCAGGTGATCGCGCCCGGAAGCCTGGACGGTTTGCTTGCGGACTTTGGCGTAAGCAGCCTGCAACTGGACGAGGCGCACAGAGGATTCAGTTTTCGGTCGGAAGGCCCCTTAGACATGCGGATGAATCCGCTAATTGGGGAGACGGCCGAGCAAGTGGTAAATCAGGCGGACGAAGAAGAGCTCGCCAACCTGATTTACGAATTCGGAGAGGAAAGGAGGTCGCGGAGAATCGCCAGAGCCATTGTGAGGGCCCGGCCGATTACGACGACGGCAGAGTTAGCCAGAGTAGTATCGGCCGCGGCCCCTTCAATGAAAGGCGACAAGATTCATCCTGCGACCAGGACCTTTCAGGCACTCCGGATTCGAGTGAATAACGAGTTGGGAGAGATTCAATCGCTGCTCAAGAGCGCGGGATTTCTTCTGAAGCCGGGTGGGAGGCTGGTGCTTATCAGCTTCCACTCGTTGGAAGACCGGTTGGTGAAGGATGCGTTTCGTGAGGCTGCCCGGAACGGTGAGTTTGAGGTGTTGACGAAGAAGCCGGTGGTTGCCGGCGAAGAGGAAGAGAGAAAGAATCCGCGATCGCGCAGCGCGAAGCTAAGAGCGGCGGAGAAGCGGTAA
- a CDS encoding division/cell wall cluster transcriptional repressor MraZ: MFRGNHPTRVDEKGRLKLPADFKRRVDEVYGPQFYITSLDGKRAQIHPLKEWEKIEAQVAKLSSMDPVRKKFLDVTNYYGQMAEMDAQGRLLIPQLLRETAKVVGEVNVLGSQTFLEVVNAEMFKAEVQGTGGAVELTASDLAAFAEKTNS, encoded by the coding sequence ATGTTTCGCGGAAATCACCCAACGCGCGTGGACGAGAAAGGCAGGCTGAAGCTGCCGGCCGACTTCAAGCGTCGTGTTGATGAGGTGTACGGGCCGCAGTTCTACATCACCAGCCTTGATGGCAAGCGCGCACAGATACATCCGCTCAAGGAGTGGGAAAAGATCGAGGCGCAGGTAGCGAAGCTTTCCTCGATGGACCCGGTCCGCAAAAAGTTTCTGGACGTGACGAACTATTACGGACAGATGGCAGAGATGGACGCGCAGGGCAGGCTGTTGATTCCTCAACTGCTGCGCGAGACGGCCAAAGTGGTTGGCGAAGTGAACGTTCTTGGATCCCAGACGTTTCTTGAGGTCGTCAACGCTGAGATGTTCAAGGCTGAGGTGCAGGGCACCGGCGGCGCAGTGGAGTTGACGGCAAGCGATCTGGCTGCGTTTGCCGAGAAGACGAACAGCTAG
- a CDS encoding PEP-CTERM sorting domain-containing protein, whose protein sequence is MKRISLLLASALIASASLVAHADTFQYNVVFNNGQTTTDATFDSPSILTSTTTYIPATGTGSQGSILSVSAYPILNGCYNGFDACFITNSQAGGDVLYFHTNVESVGTYFDVFGNGMLTISKLSSPAPTPEPSSLLLLGSGLLGMGGVLKRKWQISAAE, encoded by the coding sequence ATGAAACGTATCTCTCTGCTGCTCGCATCCGCTTTGATAGCTTCAGCAAGCCTGGTCGCCCATGCGGACACATTTCAGTACAACGTTGTGTTCAATAACGGGCAGACTACGACGGACGCAACTTTTGATTCTCCATCCATTCTCACCAGCACAACCACCTATATACCGGCGACCGGAACGGGCAGCCAGGGGTCGATTTTGTCGGTCAGCGCATATCCGATACTCAATGGTTGCTATAACGGGTTTGACGCCTGCTTCATCACCAACTCACAGGCTGGCGGGGACGTTCTCTATTTCCATACCAACGTCGAGAGCGTAGGAACCTATTTCGACGTCTTTGGGAATGGCATGCTCACGATCTCGAAGCTTTCGTCGCCGGCTCCGACTCCGGAGCCTTCGAGCCTTCTGCTGCTGGGTAGCGGATTGCTGGGAATGGGCGGGGTGTTGAAGCGGAAGTGGCAGATATCAGCGGCGGAGTGA
- a CDS encoding DUF2127 domain-containing protein, translating to MQNGTISEARLAGARVKAYRKHHAHDRGLLLIGLFKLGKSILFFLIGVGVVHLLHKDISDEIMRLAVALKFDPESRFVAILLNKADLIDAHRLKQIGVATFGYSAVALTEGIGLVLEKVWAEYLTLSLTMMFLPWELYELVRHPTAFRVGLLLINLAVLAYLLWLLRRTKAESLD from the coding sequence ATGCAGAACGGGACTATCAGCGAAGCGAGACTGGCCGGAGCAAGGGTCAAAGCATACAGGAAGCATCATGCGCACGACCGAGGGCTTCTACTGATTGGCCTGTTCAAGCTAGGCAAGTCGATCCTCTTCTTCCTCATCGGAGTGGGTGTTGTGCACCTGCTGCACAAAGACATCAGCGATGAGATTATGCGTTTGGCGGTCGCGCTCAAGTTTGACCCTGAGAGCCGATTTGTGGCAATCCTGTTGAATAAGGCCGACCTGATCGACGCGCACCGGCTGAAGCAGATTGGCGTGGCGACGTTTGGCTACTCGGCGGTTGCGCTGACCGAGGGGATTGGCCTGGTGCTGGAAAAGGTCTGGGCCGAGTACCTGACGCTCAGCCTGACGATGATGTTTCTGCCGTGGGAGCTGTATGAGCTGGTGCGGCATCCGACGGCGTTTCGGGTGGGGCTGCTGCTGATTAATCTTGCCGTCCTGGCTTACCTGCTCTGGCTGCTGCGGCGGACGAAGGCTGAGAGCCTGGATTAA
- the dxs gene encoding 1-deoxy-D-xylulose-5-phosphate synthase, producing the protein MSKILETINSPADVKNLTIAELTALAEEIRERLIVGVAKTGGHIGPNLGVVELTLAMHYVFDTPKDSFVFDVSHQAYVHKLLTGREKLFHTIRQPGGLNGFMLRTESQHDSYGAGHAGTALSAALGMAVARDLAGGSENIIALAGDAAFTNGISFEALNNIAAQTRRMIIVLNDNAWSIDKNVGAIAEYFHKVVTNQTVSSLHDKAAGLLEKFGGKAVRHVARKAEEAAKGLIGPGMLFEEFGLSYFGPIDGHNLPLLIETFKFLKTQNKPVILHAITQKGRGFQPAIEKQKKFHGLGPYDAETGETKSAGQKTYSEVFAESLTKLADSNEKVVAITAAMPNGTALDLFRPHHPTRYFDVGIAEEHAVIFAAGMATKGYKPFCAIYSTFLQRAFDPIVHDVCLQNLPVVFCMDRGGLSGDDGPTHHGLFDISYLRGVPNIIHMVPKDEDELADMMYTAMLHEGPSAIRYPRGTGPGVKLKDKLVALEIGKAEVVVDGHDIAIFGLGAMLPEAIRLAEMLRLEGFSTAVVNPRFAKPIDRACVADFGGRCRLLITLEDHVLAGGFGSAVLETLNSLDLQTPVVRIGWPDAFIEHGKVDFLRAKYGLTAEAALEKAKPHLARMMEQVLARHF; encoded by the coding sequence ATGAGCAAGATTCTTGAGACAATCAACTCCCCCGCTGATGTAAAAAACCTGACCATCGCCGAACTGACTGCGTTGGCCGAAGAGATACGGGAGCGTCTGATCGTTGGCGTAGCGAAGACTGGCGGGCATATTGGGCCAAATCTGGGCGTTGTGGAATTAACACTTGCCATGCACTATGTCTTCGATACTCCAAAGGACAGTTTTGTCTTCGATGTGAGTCATCAGGCATATGTGCATAAGTTGCTCACAGGGCGCGAAAAGCTTTTTCACACTATTCGCCAGCCCGGGGGACTGAACGGCTTCATGCTCCGCACTGAAAGCCAGCACGATAGCTATGGCGCAGGGCATGCAGGTACTGCGTTGAGTGCTGCGCTGGGCATGGCCGTTGCTCGTGATCTGGCAGGTGGTAGCGAGAACATTATCGCGCTCGCTGGAGATGCGGCGTTTACTAACGGCATCTCGTTTGAGGCGCTCAATAACATCGCTGCACAGACGCGTCGCATGATCATTGTGCTCAACGATAATGCATGGTCGATCGATAAGAACGTAGGTGCAATAGCCGAGTACTTCCACAAGGTCGTTACTAACCAGACGGTTTCTAGCCTGCATGATAAGGCTGCCGGACTACTGGAAAAGTTCGGTGGCAAAGCTGTGCGGCACGTTGCGCGCAAAGCTGAAGAAGCAGCCAAAGGCCTGATTGGCCCGGGCATGCTGTTTGAGGAGTTTGGCCTCAGCTACTTTGGCCCTATTGATGGCCACAATTTGCCTCTTCTGATTGAAACTTTCAAGTTCCTGAAAACGCAAAACAAGCCTGTCATCTTGCACGCAATTACGCAGAAGGGACGCGGCTTCCAGCCGGCAATAGAAAAGCAGAAGAAGTTCCACGGATTGGGACCGTATGATGCTGAAACAGGCGAGACGAAATCAGCCGGGCAGAAGACTTACTCGGAGGTCTTCGCCGAGAGTCTGACCAAGCTTGCGGATTCAAACGAGAAGGTTGTCGCGATTACGGCGGCCATGCCCAATGGAACGGCGCTTGATCTCTTCCGCCCGCACCACCCCACTCGTTATTTCGATGTGGGCATCGCCGAGGAGCACGCAGTCATCTTCGCTGCAGGTATGGCGACCAAAGGCTACAAGCCTTTCTGTGCCATTTATTCGACGTTCCTCCAGCGTGCGTTCGACCCCATTGTGCATGATGTATGTCTGCAGAATCTACCGGTCGTCTTCTGCATGGACCGCGGCGGCTTGAGTGGGGACGACGGACCGACACACCATGGCCTGTTCGACATCAGCTACCTGCGTGGAGTGCCGAATATCATCCATATGGTTCCGAAGGATGAGGATGAATTGGCCGACATGATGTACACGGCAATGCTGCATGAGGGACCAAGCGCTATCCGCTATCCGCGGGGTACGGGGCCAGGCGTGAAGCTAAAGGACAAGCTAGTTGCGCTCGAGATCGGCAAGGCCGAAGTCGTCGTCGACGGCCACGACATTGCTATCTTCGGCCTTGGCGCGATGCTGCCTGAGGCCATTCGACTGGCCGAGATGCTTCGTTTGGAAGGCTTCTCGACTGCCGTGGTAAATCCGCGTTTTGCCAAACCGATTGACCGCGCCTGCGTTGCGGACTTCGGTGGGCGCTGCCGCCTGCTGATTACATTAGAAGATCATGTGCTGGCAGGAGGGTTCGGCTCAGCGGTGCTGGAGACTCTGAATTCGCTCGACTTGCAGACGCCTGTGGTGCGTATCGGCTGGCCTGATGCTTTCATAGAACACGGCAAGGTGGATTTTTTGCGTGCGAAGTATGGCCTAACTGCAGAAGCTGCGCTCGAAAAAGCCAAACCACATCTGGCACGGATGATGGAGCAAGTGCTGGCTAGGCATTTTTAG
- a CDS encoding DegT/DnrJ/EryC1/StrS family aminotransferase — MQDVPVRSAAPIPMLDFSRQFASIRDEVLAAIESVCDSQQFILGPQVESFEAAAATACNAPHAIGCASGTDALWLALFAANIGPGDAVITTPFSFFATVSAILRVGAQPILADIDPRTFNLSVEAVEDILQKAPVTQKVKAVLPVHLYGQCADWNAFTELKYRHHLLLIEDAAQAFGATWNDTPAGALGDAAAFSFYPTKNLSAMGDAGLVTTLSGAIDERARVLRSHGMRRRYYHDEVGWNSRLDSIQAAILEVKLRYLPHWNQQRRNLAVRYDDLFSRAGLAAANVAEGVVLPYTDRRATHVFHQYVIRAPRRDALRKYLTDRRIGSEIYYPVPLHLQTSLVDLGYKRGDFPKSEAAADEVLALPMYPELREDEQEAVVDAVASFYA; from the coding sequence ATGCAAGACGTGCCTGTCCGTAGCGCAGCCCCGATTCCGATGCTGGACTTCAGTCGCCAGTTTGCTTCGATCCGCGACGAGGTGCTTGCGGCCATTGAATCTGTGTGTGATTCGCAGCAGTTCATTCTGGGACCGCAGGTTGAAAGCTTTGAAGCCGCAGCCGCGACAGCGTGCAATGCCCCTCATGCCATCGGTTGCGCCAGCGGTACCGATGCTCTTTGGCTTGCGTTGTTTGCCGCGAATATCGGGCCGGGCGATGCGGTTATAACGACGCCGTTCAGTTTTTTTGCCACCGTTAGCGCCATCCTCCGGGTAGGAGCTCAGCCCATCCTTGCCGATATTGACCCTAGGACATTCAACCTATCGGTGGAGGCGGTTGAAGATATTTTGCAGAAAGCGCCTGTTACCCAGAAAGTAAAGGCGGTTTTGCCTGTCCATCTCTACGGCCAATGTGCAGACTGGAATGCTTTCACTGAATTGAAATATCGCCATCATCTTCTGTTGATTGAGGATGCTGCGCAGGCGTTTGGCGCGACCTGGAACGACACGCCTGCAGGGGCATTAGGTGATGCAGCGGCCTTCAGCTTCTACCCGACCAAGAACCTAAGTGCGATGGGCGATGCAGGGCTAGTCACAACGCTCTCAGGTGCAATTGATGAGCGTGCTCGAGTTCTTCGTTCCCATGGCATGAGGAGACGGTATTATCACGACGAGGTCGGATGGAACTCACGCCTAGACTCAATCCAGGCGGCCATTCTTGAAGTGAAGCTGCGCTATCTTCCGCATTGGAACCAGCAACGCCGTAACCTCGCTGTGCGCTATGACGATCTCTTCAGTCGGGCAGGACTGGCTGCCGCAAATGTGGCAGAAGGGGTGGTCTTGCCATACACAGATCGGCGCGCTACTCATGTCTTCCATCAATACGTCATCCGCGCTCCACGCCGTGACGCTCTGCGCAAGTACCTCACAGATCGGCGTATTGGCAGCGAGATCTACTATCCGGTCCCACTGCATCTGCAAACAAGCCTTGTTGATCTTGGGTATAAGCGAGGGGACTTCCCGAAGAGCGAAGCTGCCGCAGACGAGGTGCTCGCTCTGCCGATGTATCCAGAGCTTAGAGAGGACGAGCAGGAAGCTGTCGTCGATGCGGTGGCATCCTTCTATGCCTGA
- the hfq gene encoding RNA chaperone Hfq: MDSKPAQNIQDTFLNTVRKDKSPITIYLVSGVKLTGKIRSFDKYSVLLENNSQEQLIFKHAISTVVSGRGAMHVDARPDTRVNVSHPIATSANASAPQEATGTQGR; encoded by the coding sequence ATGGATTCAAAGCCGGCACAGAACATTCAGGACACTTTTCTCAACACCGTTAGAAAAGATAAGAGTCCGATCACGATCTACCTCGTCAGTGGAGTCAAGCTGACTGGAAAGATCCGGTCGTTCGATAAGTATTCGGTACTGCTCGAGAACAACAGCCAAGAGCAACTCATCTTCAAACATGCGATCTCGACCGTAGTGAGTGGACGTGGAGCAATGCACGTGGATGCCCGCCCGGATACGCGCGTAAATGTCTCTCATCCGATAGCGACTTCTGCGAATGCCTCGGCGCCTCAGGAAGCTACGGGGACGCAAGGCCGCTAA
- the hflX gene encoding GTPase HflX — MQKAKALRAHAERAVLVAVEFTGERRKLTAIAKQARNSAKLSESAPNDEAVSSQPDLDLDFSASIAEFEELARSAGAEVAATLVQKRARPDAATLVGQGKLDEIHGVAASANADLVLFDHDLTPSQLRNLEARLPCRVIDRTQLILDIFARHARTREGHLQVELAQLEYQLPRLAGRGKAMSQLGGGIGTRGPGETKLETDRRKIHLRIDHVKRQLESVRRIRRQQRQRREAVPVPVIALVGYTNAGKSTLFNALTAAGVLESSRMFATLDPKLRLLHLPSRRKVLLSDTVGFIRNLPHTLVTSFRATLEEVERAELLLHVRDASSLMLAEQKAQVERVLSELDVATKPAIEVLNKIDLVQGEVVVPEGGAAVSALKQTGLGELLAVIDHALVADPLVEETFRLPQSEGRVMAALEAGAVIEEKRFEGNLAFVQVRGPASLLGRYRRFRDRGQTEQTSS; from the coding sequence GTGCAGAAAGCGAAAGCACTGCGAGCGCACGCCGAACGGGCAGTATTGGTCGCCGTCGAGTTCACTGGCGAGCGGCGCAAGCTGACCGCGATCGCAAAGCAGGCACGAAATTCTGCGAAGTTATCTGAGAGTGCGCCGAATGACGAAGCTGTTTCTTCGCAGCCTGACCTCGATCTGGACTTCTCGGCTTCCATTGCGGAGTTTGAGGAGTTAGCACGCAGTGCAGGCGCCGAAGTCGCCGCCACGCTTGTACAGAAGCGTGCCAGGCCCGATGCAGCCACACTGGTTGGTCAAGGCAAACTCGACGAGATACATGGTGTGGCGGCATCTGCCAATGCTGACCTAGTCCTCTTCGATCACGACCTAACCCCATCGCAGCTTCGCAACCTTGAGGCTAGGCTTCCCTGTCGCGTCATCGACCGCACGCAACTGATTCTGGATATCTTTGCTCGGCACGCTCGTACCCGCGAAGGTCACTTGCAGGTCGAACTGGCACAACTGGAGTATCAGTTGCCGCGACTCGCGGGCCGAGGAAAGGCGATGAGCCAATTGGGCGGCGGTATCGGCACGCGTGGTCCTGGGGAAACCAAACTCGAAACCGACCGTAGAAAGATACATCTGCGTATCGATCACGTGAAGCGGCAATTGGAGTCTGTTCGGCGTATCCGGCGACAGCAACGTCAGAGGCGAGAAGCCGTCCCGGTACCTGTCATTGCCCTCGTCGGTTACACCAATGCAGGTAAAAGCACGCTATTTAACGCGCTCACTGCGGCTGGAGTACTCGAATCATCCCGGATGTTCGCTACGCTCGACCCGAAGCTTCGTCTGCTTCATCTGCCTTCGCGCCGCAAAGTGCTGCTCTCCGATACCGTAGGCTTCATTCGCAACCTGCCGCACACTCTCGTGACGAGCTTTCGCGCGACCCTTGAAGAAGTCGAACGCGCCGAATTGCTGTTGCACGTGCGCGACGCATCGAGTCTGATGCTGGCCGAGCAGAAGGCCCAGGTCGAGCGCGTGTTGAGCGAATTGGATGTTGCAACCAAACCCGCGATCGAGGTGCTAAACAAGATTGATCTGGTGCAAGGAGAGGTGGTTGTGCCCGAAGGAGGCGCTGCAGTTTCGGCACTGAAGCAGACTGGACTCGGAGAATTACTCGCAGTCATTGACCATGCCCTAGTCGCCGATCCATTAGTCGAGGAAACCTTTCGACTGCCGCAGTCTGAAGGACGCGTGATGGCTGCCCTCGAAGCCGGAGCAGTCATTGAAGAGAAACGGTTTGAAGGCAACCTGGCATTTGTGCAGGTACGGGGACCTGCATCGCTACTGGGCCGCTATCGGCGGTTCCGGGACCGGGGACAGACGGAACAAACCAGCTCTTAA
- a CDS encoding ATP synthase F0 subunit B, whose translation MDEILHQLGELVLGSVPTIVLFVLLTAAYSVLVRRPLDRVLAERRARTLGAVEQARGAMATAEAETSAYEEKLRNAKREIFESRERRRKQWSDEREAALAEVRTQAQQRIQTARQDIERSTADARSRIESATGELSTLVLNAVLPVEPVATEVAQ comes from the coding sequence ATGGACGAGATACTGCATCAACTCGGCGAACTTGTGCTCGGCTCCGTGCCGACAATAGTTCTTTTTGTGCTGCTGACAGCAGCGTATAGCGTGCTAGTTCGACGGCCTCTCGATCGTGTGCTTGCCGAACGGCGCGCACGGACGCTTGGTGCAGTCGAACAGGCTCGTGGAGCCATGGCAACCGCCGAGGCTGAAACTTCAGCCTACGAGGAGAAACTCCGCAACGCCAAGCGCGAGATATTCGAGTCGCGTGAGCGGCGCAGGAAGCAGTGGAGTGATGAGCGAGAGGCCGCGCTCGCCGAGGTGCGCACACAGGCGCAGCAGCGTATCCAGACTGCCCGACAGGATATCGAACGCTCAACCGCCGACGCACGCTCCAGAATTGAAAGCGCCACTGGCGAGCTAAGCACGCTTGTGTTGAATGCCGTGCTTCCGGTTGAGCCCGTAGCGACGGAGGTGGCGCAGTGA
- a CDS encoding ATP synthase F0 subunit B, with the protein MTLKTIKRIFPVLVVVTVLFAPVRVTWAQSAQLSSVTSSDQSSPEAQSPDKNQQEENENEAYRHSAAVRALGAKLGLNAEQAATAFTLINFALLVIGVGWVLLKTLPKLFRDRSKAIQKHLTDARTATAEASARLTSVEARLAKLDSQIAEMRTQAEKDSALDEQRIKAAVEDEKKKILEAAEQEITSATSQARRELQQYAADLAIDQAAKKLVVTAETDRLLVQNFARRLTGNAKEGQN; encoded by the coding sequence GTGACCCTAAAGACGATCAAGCGCATCTTCCCGGTGCTGGTAGTGGTCACGGTTTTATTCGCGCCGGTACGAGTAACATGGGCGCAGTCGGCGCAGCTCTCTAGCGTGACCAGTAGCGACCAAAGTTCTCCAGAGGCTCAATCTCCGGACAAGAACCAGCAGGAAGAAAATGAGAATGAGGCGTACCGGCACTCAGCTGCAGTACGCGCTCTCGGCGCGAAACTCGGCTTGAACGCAGAACAGGCCGCGACTGCCTTTACGCTGATAAACTTCGCACTGCTGGTAATCGGCGTAGGCTGGGTGCTACTGAAGACCTTGCCCAAGCTCTTCCGCGACCGCAGCAAGGCAATCCAGAAGCACCTGACTGACGCGCGCACGGCAACAGCTGAAGCAAGCGCAAGACTGACGAGTGTCGAGGCGCGGCTCGCTAAACTTGACAGTCAAATTGCAGAAATGCGCACGCAGGCCGAAAAAGACTCCGCACTTGACGAGCAACGCATCAAGGCGGCAGTCGAGGACGAGAAGAAGAAGATTCTTGAAGCCGCCGAGCAGGAGATCACCTCGGCAACATCGCAGGCTAGGCGCGAACTTCAGCAGTATGCAGCCGACCTCGCTATCGATCAGGCAGCGAAAAAGCTCGTCGTCACAGCGGAAACAGACCGCCTGCTGGTGCAAAACTTCGCCCGGCGCCTGACAGGTAACGCAAAGGAAGGGCAAAACTAA
- the atpH gene encoding ATP synthase F1 subunit delta, producing MSVVALRYAHAFADVTKSRQLDIPAIEQQLNDFKDTLAGSQDLREVLMDPSIARTQKLKVLDAIAKRLGMASETRNFLAVIIDHQRLSDLGDILTEYHRIADEQSGTVEAEITSARNLSPADKAELESQVERLAGGRVRTTYRQDAALLGGAVVRIGSTVYDGSIRAQLQQLKQRLVSA from the coding sequence ATGTCTGTCGTTGCTTTGCGGTATGCCCATGCGTTTGCTGACGTAACCAAATCGCGCCAGTTGGATATCCCGGCGATCGAGCAGCAACTGAATGATTTCAAGGACACGCTAGCCGGAAGCCAGGATCTGCGTGAAGTCCTGATGGATCCATCCATTGCGAGGACGCAGAAACTGAAGGTGCTGGATGCTATTGCCAAGCGGCTAGGAATGGCCTCCGAGACACGGAACTTCCTTGCGGTCATTATCGATCACCAGCGACTGTCAGACCTTGGCGACATTCTCACCGAATATCACAGGATTGCCGATGAGCAGTCCGGCACAGTCGAGGCAGAAATTACAAGTGCCCGCAATCTGAGCCCCGCTGATAAAGCGGAGTTGGAGTCCCAGGTGGAGAGATTGGCTGGCGGTCGCGTTCGTACGACCTACCGCCAGGACGCAGCACTGCTGGGTGGCGCGGTAGTGCGCATCGGATCGACGGTGTACGACGGCTCAATCCGCGCACAGTTGCAGCAGTTGAAACAAAGGCTTGTGAGCGCGTAA